Proteins found in one Xenopus laevis strain J_2021 chromosome 1L, Xenopus_laevis_v10.1, whole genome shotgun sequence genomic segment:
- the sbno2.L gene encoding protein strawberry notch homolog 2 isoform X1 — protein sequence MICTLSVMDRGGGYTYPEPQHGANGMSPAAAMLYQPSQPESETASPAGNLWTHYPYSPAHCLPHASLTSPSQPFFNNPAQSSLFQDSVSQSYSTSFSASSYFDFQEPSLTNDFSDHSLLPSSPDSLSDIRDAQEFLTVEGLDRVPTLWDIHTPSQDLSNSHHFHPNPTLPSLGTFEDLAAIINTASTQERLPQEEEEEDEDTEELGHTETYADYMPSKSKIGRQHPDRVVETSTLSSVPPPDISYSLTLPSCIIEQGLLSALQLEAIVYACQQHEVILPSGQRAGFLIGDGAGVGKGRTVSGIILENFLKGRKKALWFSVSNDLRCDAERDLRDINAGCITVHALNKIKYGDTSSSEGVLFATYSALIGESQAGGQHRTRIKQIRDWCGENFDGVIVFDECHKAKNASSTKMGRAVLELQNNLPMARVVYASATGASEPKNMIYMSRLGIWGEGTSFSIFDDFLHAIEKRGVGAMEIVAMDMKVSGMYIARQLSFSGVTFRIEEIPLEESYKQMYNRAAQLWAEALIVFQTAADWLGLESRKSLWGQFWSSHQRFFKYLCIASKVQRLVTLVHQELAKGKCVVIGLQSTGEARTREVMDENDGHLDCFVSAAEGVFRSLILKHFPSTKRKREKGIQKRKRRGKPRSGKVPRGDLGLIRISEESSSDSEVGLDSDFNSSPESFQDDDVIYIERTMNGMTLPDRVPEVDRLKMELLAKVETLGKELPLNTLDELIDQFGGPEKVAEMTGRKGRVVRKDNGSVSFESRAEQNLSIDNVNLREKERFMNGEKLVAIISEASSSGISLQADRRVHNQRRRVHMTLELPWSADRAIQQFGRTHRSNQVSAPEYVFLISELAGEKRFASIVAKRLESLGALTHGDRRATESRDLSKYNFENKYGTRALEQILSAILNRTQKAVPPPRDYPGGATAFFHEIRQGLLSVGICCRETKHNAIDKECSVTKFLNRMLGLEVHKQNSLFQFFSDTFDYLIEKDKKEGKYDMGILDLAPGVDEIYQESKDTFMTPGHPQDGQVVFYKISVDRGMSWAKALEKSHQLEDQLEGFYLSYRVRGKMFSAVLAEHRHGNYFNLYKPNIGRQSQAEALDSFLNRYHKVTAEEAMPHWECQYNFFLNHCSHTMWNGNCKVQQQKKECVQGLRLRHYYMLCGSLLRVWSRMASVISDITSSSYLQIVRLKTKDKHKQVGIKIPESCVFKVREELKQMDLNVKKKHEEALQKAENLSYTPLDLSFFRPPPLVDPNVLDLTNSPPHPSIQEHRGGTSYSDSLGDILSPVESLPNQHFNVKEIIEEMIQKLKDPDSSSDRQSVIHFGGEHNSYWGTG from the exons GAACCATCCCTGACCAATGACTTCTCCGACCACTCCCTCCTTCCATCTTCTCCAGATTCTTTATCTGATATTAGAGATGCTCAAGAATTCTTGACAGTAGAAGGTCTGGATAGGGTACCTACTTTATGGGATATCCACACACCATCTCAAGATCTCAGCAATTCCCAT CACTTCCATCCCAACCCTACCCTTCCATCTTTGGGAACCTTTGAAGACTTGGCAGCGATAATCAATACTGCCTCTACACAAGAACGG CTTCCCcaagaagaggaagaggaagatgaGGACACTGAAGAATTAGGGCACACAGAAACATATGCGGACTATATGCCATCTAAAT CTAAAATTGGTAGGCAGCATCCTGACCGAGTGGTAGAGACCAGCACCCTATCTAGTGTTCCTCCTCCAGATATCTCCTACTCTTTGACTCTGCCAAGCTGTATTATTGAACAAGGCCTTCTCTCTGCATTGCAGCTGGAAGCTATAGTGTATGCCTGCCAG caaCATGAAGTTATCCTACCAAGTGGCCAACGGGCTGGCTTCCTTATTGGAGATGGAGCTGGAGTGGGGAAGGGAAGGACAGTCTCTGGAATTATCCTGGAAAACTTTTTAAAGGGAAGAAAGAAAGCACTCTG GTTCAGTGTATCTAATGATCTGCGCTGTGATGCAGAGCGAGATTTAAGGGACATCAATGCTGGTTGTATAACAGTGCATGCACTCAACAAg ATTAAGTATGGAGACACATCTTCATCAGAAGGGGTTCTCTTTGCCACCTATTCAGCCCTGATTGGGGAGAGCCAGGCAGGAGGACAGCACCGCACACGTATTAAACAAATCAGAGACTGGTGTGGAGAGAACTTTGATGGAGTG ATTGTGTTCGATGAATGTCATAAAGCCAAAAATGCTTCTAGCACCAAAATGGGACGGGCGGTGCTGGAGCTACAGAACAACCTACCCATGGCAAGAGTGGTGTATGCCAGTGCCACGG GTGCTTCTGAGCCCAAGAACATGATCTACATGAGCCGTTTGGGAATTTGGGGGGAGGGCACATCCTTCAGTATTTTTGATGACTTCTTGCATGCAATTGAAAAGAG gggTGTAGGTGCTATGGAAATTGTTGCCATGGATATGAAAGTAAGTGGCATGTATATTGCAAGGCAACTTAGCTTTTCTGGAGTCACTTTCCGAATTGAAGAAATTCCATTGGAGGAGTCATATAAACAGATGTACAACAGAGCAGCACAGCTG tGGGCAGAAGCATTAATCGTTTTCCAGACTGCAGCAGATTGGTTAGGTTTAGAGTCACGGAAATCACTCTGGGGCCAATTCTGGTCATCTCATCAGCGTTTTTTCAAGTATTTGTGCATCGCATCTAAAGTGCAACGTCTTGTGACTCTAGTCCATCAAGAACTTGCAAAGGGCAag TGTGTGGTCATTGGTTTGCAGTCAACAGGAGAAGCTCGTACACGGGAAGTCATGGATGAAAATGACGGTCATCTCGATTGCTTTGTTTCAGCTGCAGA GGGTGTCTTCAGGTCTTTAATACTTAAACATTTCCCATCCACCAAGAGAAAACGTGAAAAAGGCATACAAAAGAGAAAAC GGAGAGGAAAGCCTCGCAGTGGAAAGGTGCCTCGTGGAGATCTGGGTTTAATACGTATCAGTGAGGAAAGCAGCTCTGATTCTGAAGTGGGGTTGGATAGTGATTTCAATTCTTCCCCGGAGTCATTTCAAGATGATGATGTCATTTATATAGAACGCACAATGAATGGAATGACTCTTCCTGACCGTG TTCCTGAAGTGGATCGTCTAAAGATGGAGCTGCTAGCAAAAGTCGAGACATTAGGAAAGGAATTACCTCTCAATACTCTGGATGAACTTATAGATCAGTTTGGGGGTCCAGAAAAGGTGGCTGAG ATGACTGGGAGAAAGGGGCGCGTGGTTCGTAAAGATAATGGATCTGTGTCGTTTGAATCTCGAGCTGAGCAGAATCTATCCATAGATAATGTAAATCTAAGAGAAAAGGAACGCTTCATGAATGGAGAAAAG TTAGTAGCAATAATCTCAGAGGCATCAAGTTCAGGGATTTCCCTTCAAGCAGACAGACGAGTCCATAACCAGCGTAGACGTGTCCACATGACACTTGAGCTTCCATGGAGTGCTGACAGAGCCATTCAGCAGTTTG GCCGTACTCATCGTTCCAACCAGGTGTCTGCTCCAGAGTATGTCTTCCTAATCTCAGAACTTGCAGGAGAAAAACGATTTGCTTCTATTGTTGCCAAGAGGCTGGAGAGTCTG GGAGCTTTGACTCATGGGGACCGGCGAGCCACAGAATCCAGAGATCTGAGCAAGTACAACTTTGAGAATAAG TATGGGACACGGGCTCTTGAGCAGATTTTGTCTGCTATCCTAAACCGAACACAGAAAGCAGTGCCTCCTCCAAGGGATTATCCAGGAGGTGCTACAGCATTTTTCCACG AAATAAGGCAAGGGCTTCTCTCTGTGGGGATTTGTTGCAGGGAAACAAAGCATAATGCCATTGATAAGG AATGTTCAGTCACCAAGTTCCTCAATCGGATGCTTGGACTTGAAGTTCATAAGCAGAACAGCCtcttccagtttttttctgataCATTTGATTACCTTATTGAAAAGGAcaaaaaggaaggaaaatatgaCATGGGCATTTTGG ATTTGGCTCCTGGAGTGGATGAGATTTACCAAGAGAGTAAAGACACTTTCATGACACCTGGGCACCCTCAGGACGGACAAGTGGTATTTTACAAG ATCAGTGTTGATCGAGGGATGAGCTGGGCAAAAGCACTGGAAAAATCCCATCAACTTGAAGACCAGCTGGAAGGCTTCTACTTGTCTTACAGG gttcgtGGGAAAATGTTTTCAGCAGTTTTGGCAGAACATCGACATGGAAACTACTTTAACCTGTACAAACCGAACATTGGGAGACAGAGCCAGGCTGAAGCTTTGGATAGTTTTCTCAACAGATATCACAAG GTTACTGCCGAGGAGGCTATGCCACATTGGGAATGCCAGTACAACTTCTTTTTAAACCACTGCAGTCATACCATGTG GAATGGTAATTGTAaagtgcaacaacaaaaaaaagagtgTGTGCAAGGGCTTCGCCTGCGACATTATTATATGCTATGTGGCTCTCTCCTTCGTGTTTGGAGTCGCATGGCCTCAGTGATCTCTGATATTACCAGCAGCAGCTACCTACAGATAGTACGACTGAAAACCAAAGACAAACACAAACAAGTTG GTATTAAGATTCCAGAAAGCTGTGTGTTCAAAGTGCGCGAGGAACTAAAGCAAATGgatttgaatgttaaaaaaaaacatgaagaggCCCTTCAGAAAGCAGAAAATCTCAGCTATACCCCATTGGACCTCTCTTTCTTCAGACCGCCACCCTTGGTAGATCCAAATGTTCTGGATCTAACAAACAGTCCACCACATCCTAGTATACAGGAACATCGGGGTGGAACTTCTTACTCTGACAGTCTGGGAGATATTCTTTCTCCCGTTGAAAGTCTCCCCAACCAGCACTTCAATGTAAAAGAAATCATAGAAGAAATGATTCAGAAACTGAAAGATCCAGATTCTTCTTCGGATCGTCAGAGTGTAATTCATTTTGGAGGAGAACATAATAGTTACTGGGGAACAGGCTGA
- the sbno2.L gene encoding protein strawberry notch homolog 2 isoform X2: MSQLQFWLKVSSVNKEPSLTNDFSDHSLLPSSPDSLSDIRDAQEFLTVEGLDRVPTLWDIHTPSQDLSNSHHFHPNPTLPSLGTFEDLAAIINTASTQERLPQEEEEEDEDTEELGHTETYADYMPSKSKIGRQHPDRVVETSTLSSVPPPDISYSLTLPSCIIEQGLLSALQLEAIVYACQQHEVILPSGQRAGFLIGDGAGVGKGRTVSGIILENFLKGRKKALWFSVSNDLRCDAERDLRDINAGCITVHALNKIKYGDTSSSEGVLFATYSALIGESQAGGQHRTRIKQIRDWCGENFDGVIVFDECHKAKNASSTKMGRAVLELQNNLPMARVVYASATGASEPKNMIYMSRLGIWGEGTSFSIFDDFLHAIEKRGVGAMEIVAMDMKVSGMYIARQLSFSGVTFRIEEIPLEESYKQMYNRAAQLWAEALIVFQTAADWLGLESRKSLWGQFWSSHQRFFKYLCIASKVQRLVTLVHQELAKGKCVVIGLQSTGEARTREVMDENDGHLDCFVSAAEGVFRSLILKHFPSTKRKREKGIQKRKRRGKPRSGKVPRGDLGLIRISEESSSDSEVGLDSDFNSSPESFQDDDVIYIERTMNGMTLPDRVPEVDRLKMELLAKVETLGKELPLNTLDELIDQFGGPEKVAEMTGRKGRVVRKDNGSVSFESRAEQNLSIDNVNLREKERFMNGEKLVAIISEASSSGISLQADRRVHNQRRRVHMTLELPWSADRAIQQFGRTHRSNQVSAPEYVFLISELAGEKRFASIVAKRLESLGALTHGDRRATESRDLSKYNFENKYGTRALEQILSAILNRTQKAVPPPRDYPGGATAFFHEIRQGLLSVGICCRETKHNAIDKECSVTKFLNRMLGLEVHKQNSLFQFFSDTFDYLIEKDKKEGKYDMGILDLAPGVDEIYQESKDTFMTPGHPQDGQVVFYKISVDRGMSWAKALEKSHQLEDQLEGFYLSYRVRGKMFSAVLAEHRHGNYFNLYKPNIGRQSQAEALDSFLNRYHKVTAEEAMPHWECQYNFFLNHCSHTMWNGNCKVQQQKKECVQGLRLRHYYMLCGSLLRVWSRMASVISDITSSSYLQIVRLKTKDKHKQVGIKIPESCVFKVREELKQMDLNVKKKHEEALQKAENLSYTPLDLSFFRPPPLVDPNVLDLTNSPPHPSIQEHRGGTSYSDSLGDILSPVESLPNQHFNVKEIIEEMIQKLKDPDSSSDRQSVIHFGGEHNSYWGTG; the protein is encoded by the exons GAACCATCCCTGACCAATGACTTCTCCGACCACTCCCTCCTTCCATCTTCTCCAGATTCTTTATCTGATATTAGAGATGCTCAAGAATTCTTGACAGTAGAAGGTCTGGATAGGGTACCTACTTTATGGGATATCCACACACCATCTCAAGATCTCAGCAATTCCCAT CACTTCCATCCCAACCCTACCCTTCCATCTTTGGGAACCTTTGAAGACTTGGCAGCGATAATCAATACTGCCTCTACACAAGAACGG CTTCCCcaagaagaggaagaggaagatgaGGACACTGAAGAATTAGGGCACACAGAAACATATGCGGACTATATGCCATCTAAAT CTAAAATTGGTAGGCAGCATCCTGACCGAGTGGTAGAGACCAGCACCCTATCTAGTGTTCCTCCTCCAGATATCTCCTACTCTTTGACTCTGCCAAGCTGTATTATTGAACAAGGCCTTCTCTCTGCATTGCAGCTGGAAGCTATAGTGTATGCCTGCCAG caaCATGAAGTTATCCTACCAAGTGGCCAACGGGCTGGCTTCCTTATTGGAGATGGAGCTGGAGTGGGGAAGGGAAGGACAGTCTCTGGAATTATCCTGGAAAACTTTTTAAAGGGAAGAAAGAAAGCACTCTG GTTCAGTGTATCTAATGATCTGCGCTGTGATGCAGAGCGAGATTTAAGGGACATCAATGCTGGTTGTATAACAGTGCATGCACTCAACAAg ATTAAGTATGGAGACACATCTTCATCAGAAGGGGTTCTCTTTGCCACCTATTCAGCCCTGATTGGGGAGAGCCAGGCAGGAGGACAGCACCGCACACGTATTAAACAAATCAGAGACTGGTGTGGAGAGAACTTTGATGGAGTG ATTGTGTTCGATGAATGTCATAAAGCCAAAAATGCTTCTAGCACCAAAATGGGACGGGCGGTGCTGGAGCTACAGAACAACCTACCCATGGCAAGAGTGGTGTATGCCAGTGCCACGG GTGCTTCTGAGCCCAAGAACATGATCTACATGAGCCGTTTGGGAATTTGGGGGGAGGGCACATCCTTCAGTATTTTTGATGACTTCTTGCATGCAATTGAAAAGAG gggTGTAGGTGCTATGGAAATTGTTGCCATGGATATGAAAGTAAGTGGCATGTATATTGCAAGGCAACTTAGCTTTTCTGGAGTCACTTTCCGAATTGAAGAAATTCCATTGGAGGAGTCATATAAACAGATGTACAACAGAGCAGCACAGCTG tGGGCAGAAGCATTAATCGTTTTCCAGACTGCAGCAGATTGGTTAGGTTTAGAGTCACGGAAATCACTCTGGGGCCAATTCTGGTCATCTCATCAGCGTTTTTTCAAGTATTTGTGCATCGCATCTAAAGTGCAACGTCTTGTGACTCTAGTCCATCAAGAACTTGCAAAGGGCAag TGTGTGGTCATTGGTTTGCAGTCAACAGGAGAAGCTCGTACACGGGAAGTCATGGATGAAAATGACGGTCATCTCGATTGCTTTGTTTCAGCTGCAGA GGGTGTCTTCAGGTCTTTAATACTTAAACATTTCCCATCCACCAAGAGAAAACGTGAAAAAGGCATACAAAAGAGAAAAC GGAGAGGAAAGCCTCGCAGTGGAAAGGTGCCTCGTGGAGATCTGGGTTTAATACGTATCAGTGAGGAAAGCAGCTCTGATTCTGAAGTGGGGTTGGATAGTGATTTCAATTCTTCCCCGGAGTCATTTCAAGATGATGATGTCATTTATATAGAACGCACAATGAATGGAATGACTCTTCCTGACCGTG TTCCTGAAGTGGATCGTCTAAAGATGGAGCTGCTAGCAAAAGTCGAGACATTAGGAAAGGAATTACCTCTCAATACTCTGGATGAACTTATAGATCAGTTTGGGGGTCCAGAAAAGGTGGCTGAG ATGACTGGGAGAAAGGGGCGCGTGGTTCGTAAAGATAATGGATCTGTGTCGTTTGAATCTCGAGCTGAGCAGAATCTATCCATAGATAATGTAAATCTAAGAGAAAAGGAACGCTTCATGAATGGAGAAAAG TTAGTAGCAATAATCTCAGAGGCATCAAGTTCAGGGATTTCCCTTCAAGCAGACAGACGAGTCCATAACCAGCGTAGACGTGTCCACATGACACTTGAGCTTCCATGGAGTGCTGACAGAGCCATTCAGCAGTTTG GCCGTACTCATCGTTCCAACCAGGTGTCTGCTCCAGAGTATGTCTTCCTAATCTCAGAACTTGCAGGAGAAAAACGATTTGCTTCTATTGTTGCCAAGAGGCTGGAGAGTCTG GGAGCTTTGACTCATGGGGACCGGCGAGCCACAGAATCCAGAGATCTGAGCAAGTACAACTTTGAGAATAAG TATGGGACACGGGCTCTTGAGCAGATTTTGTCTGCTATCCTAAACCGAACACAGAAAGCAGTGCCTCCTCCAAGGGATTATCCAGGAGGTGCTACAGCATTTTTCCACG AAATAAGGCAAGGGCTTCTCTCTGTGGGGATTTGTTGCAGGGAAACAAAGCATAATGCCATTGATAAGG AATGTTCAGTCACCAAGTTCCTCAATCGGATGCTTGGACTTGAAGTTCATAAGCAGAACAGCCtcttccagtttttttctgataCATTTGATTACCTTATTGAAAAGGAcaaaaaggaaggaaaatatgaCATGGGCATTTTGG ATTTGGCTCCTGGAGTGGATGAGATTTACCAAGAGAGTAAAGACACTTTCATGACACCTGGGCACCCTCAGGACGGACAAGTGGTATTTTACAAG ATCAGTGTTGATCGAGGGATGAGCTGGGCAAAAGCACTGGAAAAATCCCATCAACTTGAAGACCAGCTGGAAGGCTTCTACTTGTCTTACAGG gttcgtGGGAAAATGTTTTCAGCAGTTTTGGCAGAACATCGACATGGAAACTACTTTAACCTGTACAAACCGAACATTGGGAGACAGAGCCAGGCTGAAGCTTTGGATAGTTTTCTCAACAGATATCACAAG GTTACTGCCGAGGAGGCTATGCCACATTGGGAATGCCAGTACAACTTCTTTTTAAACCACTGCAGTCATACCATGTG GAATGGTAATTGTAaagtgcaacaacaaaaaaaagagtgTGTGCAAGGGCTTCGCCTGCGACATTATTATATGCTATGTGGCTCTCTCCTTCGTGTTTGGAGTCGCATGGCCTCAGTGATCTCTGATATTACCAGCAGCAGCTACCTACAGATAGTACGACTGAAAACCAAAGACAAACACAAACAAGTTG GTATTAAGATTCCAGAAAGCTGTGTGTTCAAAGTGCGCGAGGAACTAAAGCAAATGgatttgaatgttaaaaaaaaacatgaagaggCCCTTCAGAAAGCAGAAAATCTCAGCTATACCCCATTGGACCTCTCTTTCTTCAGACCGCCACCCTTGGTAGATCCAAATGTTCTGGATCTAACAAACAGTCCACCACATCCTAGTATACAGGAACATCGGGGTGGAACTTCTTACTCTGACAGTCTGGGAGATATTCTTTCTCCCGTTGAAAGTCTCCCCAACCAGCACTTCAATGTAAAAGAAATCATAGAAGAAATGATTCAGAAACTGAAAGATCCAGATTCTTCTTCGGATCGTCAGAGTGTAATTCATTTTGGAGGAGAACATAATAGTTACTGGGGAACAGGCTGA